A portion of the Chromobacterium sp. IIBBL 290-4 genome contains these proteins:
- a CDS encoding DUF3761 domain-containing protein: protein MAVFAALAFSVASPAAMARKVAGSANLATQDSPATQAGDRAHPSKRPAGKPAHATAHCRDGSDSFRKRHQALCSRHGGVAQWHR from the coding sequence ATGGCGGTTTTTGCTGCGCTGGCCTTCAGCGTGGCGTCTCCGGCCGCGATGGCCAGGAAAGTAGCGGGAAGCGCTAACTTGGCGACGCAGGATAGTCCTGCGACACAAGCAGGAGATCGTGCCCACCCGAGCAAGCGCCCCGCCGGCAAACCTGCTCATGCCACGGCTCATTGCCGAGATGGCAGCGATAGCTTCCGCAAGCGTCATCAGGCGCTCTGCTCTCGCCATGGCGGCGTGGCGCAGTGGCATCGCTAG
- a CDS encoding B12-binding domain-containing radical SAM protein, whose product MSSKCLLIIPPNITFDAFVNPSANSKYWTHRNGRKYGVLITDVPLGVLTISAWLKSKCDADVRVIDFNTEIHKTWDDPDAPSFHDWFDRVLASVKESGFDPDVIGFSSLFITGYENLLALAETSKRIFPKAFRICGGNLPTTMYREVFSDAADAFDALCFGEGELPISELMAAKDKKAYCDSSMQWVTKKNLVLGGVYQHNFISNLDEIPDLDYDCIDLKDYHLNPTIKAYTSIGDRTNYITYMGSRGCPFHCTFCAAHTVHGRKMRSFTIERIERELTDLCDKYLPNTLVIEDDMFLWDKEWAASVLKIAQKLNLVCFFPNALALYALDRPMLEELYRTGVRQLTLAVESGSARVLKEVMKKPLKLSITNRVVEDCRDLGIYTDCNIIIGMPGETLNDIDDTREYLRTLDANWYRINVATPLAGSEMYIKAVKNGEIKGDIRMAGYKKCVVETKDFTPAQIESVAYDINLEMNFLRNSDIKYGRYERALETFSNVLLLRNDHALAMYKVIECRSYLGMDEDKELLSKKLDEMLEGSPFWKKYFIEHDLRAPAY is encoded by the coding sequence ATGTCTTCGAAATGTTTGTTGATTATTCCTCCGAATATTACTTTTGACGCATTCGTCAACCCATCTGCGAATAGCAAGTATTGGACCCATCGCAATGGAAGAAAATATGGAGTACTAATTACAGATGTGCCTTTAGGCGTTTTGACTATCAGCGCGTGGTTGAAAAGTAAGTGTGATGCAGATGTAAGAGTAATCGATTTCAACACGGAAATACATAAAACTTGGGATGATCCGGATGCGCCCTCGTTTCATGATTGGTTTGATAGGGTATTGGCTTCGGTAAAAGAGTCCGGTTTTGATCCGGATGTAATTGGGTTTTCCTCGCTATTCATAACAGGCTATGAGAATCTGTTGGCTTTGGCTGAGACATCAAAACGAATTTTCCCGAAAGCCTTTCGCATTTGTGGCGGTAATTTGCCTACGACGATGTACCGCGAGGTTTTTTCAGATGCGGCGGATGCTTTTGACGCGCTCTGCTTTGGTGAAGGGGAACTGCCTATATCGGAGTTGATGGCAGCGAAAGATAAAAAGGCATACTGCGATAGCTCGATGCAGTGGGTCACCAAAAAGAACTTGGTATTGGGAGGCGTGTATCAGCACAATTTTATTTCTAATCTGGATGAAATTCCTGACTTGGATTATGATTGTATTGATTTAAAGGATTACCATCTAAATCCAACTATCAAGGCCTACACGTCGATAGGCGACAGAACTAATTACATCACCTATATGGGCAGTCGTGGTTGTCCATTTCATTGCACCTTCTGTGCCGCTCATACAGTGCATGGCCGTAAAATGAGAAGCTTTACAATTGAGCGGATTGAGCGGGAGCTAACCGATCTGTGTGATAAGTATTTACCCAATACCTTGGTTATTGAAGATGATATGTTTCTGTGGGATAAGGAGTGGGCGGCTAGCGTACTCAAAATCGCGCAAAAACTGAATCTTGTTTGCTTCTTTCCAAATGCACTGGCCTTGTACGCTTTGGATAGACCTATGTTGGAAGAGCTTTATCGAACCGGTGTGCGGCAGTTGACGCTGGCAGTGGAGTCTGGAAGCGCGCGTGTTCTGAAAGAGGTTATGAAGAAGCCGCTGAAACTGTCCATTACGAATCGTGTGGTGGAGGATTGTCGCGATTTGGGAATCTATACGGATTGCAATATTATCATCGGCATGCCTGGAGAGACCTTGAATGACATTGATGATACTCGTGAGTATCTGAGAACCCTGGATGCCAACTGGTATAGAATCAATGTCGCGACGCCATTGGCCGGGAGCGAGATGTATATCAAGGCTGTTAAAAATGGCGAAATTAAAGGCGATATCCGAATGGCTGGGTATAAAAAGTGTGTGGTAGAGACAAAGGATTTTACGCCAGCCCAGATTGAGTCTGTTGCCTATGATATCAATCTGGAAATGAATTTCTTGAGAAATTCGGATATTAAATATGGCCGATATGAACGAGCTCTCGAAACCTTCAGTAATGTGCTGTTGTTAAGAAACGACCATGCGCTGGCAATGTATAAAGTCATTGAGTGCCGATCTTATCTTGGAATGGATGAAGATAAAGAATTGTTGTCTAAGAAATTGGATGAAATGCTTGAAGGCAGCCCATTCTGGAAGAAATACTTTATTGAGCATGATCTGCGGGCTCCGGCGTATTGA